Within the Candidatus Omnitrophota bacterium genome, the region GCGACGCGGGGGCTGGGACTCCGGGACCAAGGCAGTGATGTGCGCGCCGCGCTGGGCAACCGACGACAAAAGGTGGTGGGCGATGAAGCCGTTGGCTCCGGTGACGAGGACCTTGCGCTCTTTCCAGAAGTGAGGGTTGGTATTCATCGACGTCAAGAGTGTTTTACGCCGGATTTTTTTCACGATACATGTCAAAATCTGCTTGAGCCAGGAGCGCATCCACGGAGCAGGGATTGTCCGGATCATAGATGCCGATTCCCAAGCTCACCGACAGATCAAACTCGTAACGGCTTTCTTTGTTCCAGGCGTCAATGCCTTGGTTGATTCGATTCTTGATCGCTTCGGCGCTCTCTTTTTTTGCATCTATTGCGAGGACGGCGAATTCGTCTCCGCCGATACGGGCCAAAATATCGGCGCGGCGGAAATGGTCCTTCATCAAATTGGCGGTTTCCACCAGCGCCTGGTCACCGGTCTGATGGCCGTAGGTGTCGTTGATGGCCTTGAGGCCGTCAACATCCACAAACACGAGCAGCATGTATTGCTTGGCGCGTATACCGATTTCCATTTGCTGTTGCACCATGGCCAGGAAGCCGCGCCGGTTGTACAGGCCGGAGAGCTCGTCAATCATAGAAAGAGACCGGACCTCGCCAAGGATACGCTGGCGTTCCAGCGCGTAGCGGACGGAGCGGGAGAGCAGCTCCACGTCGACCTTGCCTTTAATGAGATAGTCCTGGGCCCCGCGGCGAATGGCGCGCACGCCGGTTTCCGTATCGCCGTCCGAGGCCATGACCACAATGGGCAGATCCTTGGCCTGGTCGCGCAGAATTTGCAGGGACTTAAGGCCTTCGCTGTCCGGAAGATTAGGATCCAGGAGGATGGCATCGGGCTGTTTTGTGGCAAGGTGGGAGAGGGCATCCTTCAGCGAGCCTTCAAAGTCCAGGTCGGCGTTCAGAATATCGGAGTCGGAGAGGGTGTCTTGGATGATTTTGATATCCT harbors:
- a CDS encoding diguanylate cyclase codes for the protein MGNKRLKFLVVEADTEDIKIIQDTLSDSDILNADLDFEGSLKDALSHLATKQPDAILLDPNLPDSEGLKSLQILRDQAKDLPIVVMASDGDTETGVRAIRRGAQDYLIKGKVDVELLSRSVRYALERQRILGEVRSLSMIDELSGLYNRRGFLAMVQQQMEIGIRAKQYMLLVFVDVDGLKAINDTYGHQTGDQALVETANLMKDHFRRADILARIGGDEFAVLAIDAKKESAEAIKNRINQGIDAWNKESRYEFDLSVSLGIGIYDPDNPCSVDALLAQADFDMYREKNPA